The nucleotide sequence AACCCAAACCACAACATATAAACCCACAAAAACCCACAAAAAGTAAGCACCAACAAACGCGGGGGCTGGTCGTCTAGCCTGGTTAGGACGTTGGCTTTACACGCCAAAGGTCGCCGGTTCAACTCCGGTCCAGCCCACCACAAAATTTCTGGAACCGTTTTTCTGTTTTCGTTTAGGCTACATTGTTTAAAAAAGAGTTGAGTAAGCGACAACCTGTACAGGAACTATTTTTTGTTGGCTTTTTTGGCGCAGGCGTCGCTACAGTATTTTTTCTTCTTATCAAAGGTCATGAAAACTTTCCCGCATACAGAGCATTTCTTTTCCATTTTTAGTTCCTCGTTAAGGCGTATATGTTGTGGATGGTCTAAATCTCTTTTGTGTTATTGTGGGGTTAGCTGGAGTTTTTTGGGGTTATAGACGGCGAATTTGGCTTTTCGTAGGCGTTTGCCGATTCTGCCAATTATGCCTGCGGCGTCGGTTCCTAGTTTGCAGACTAAGGCGTGTTCGAAGAGCCCTAAAGATTCTGTGTTGATGATGTCGCGGTTTAGGTATTCTTGCTCTACGGCAATGTCTATTTGGGTTTTGGAAGCGCCCAAAATGATTAGGCGGTCAAGCAGAGAGTCACGCCAGTTGTGGTATTGGATGATTTGTTTGGGGGCGAGTTCGGCTTCTACTGTGTTTTCTTGGGGGTCTGCGTTGAGGATTTTGAGTTGCAGGGGGAGGTTTTCGGTTATGCCCCATTGTGCAGCGATTTTTTGCAGGGGCAATTCTTCGCCGTTTGTGAGGTGTTTTTGCAGGTGCTTTAGGCTGATTTTGGCGAGAACTGTTTTGGGTTCGAAAACTCCGATGTCCACAAAGAGGTCGGCTTTGTCTTTTATTGGGGTGACGTAGCCTTTTTGGATGGAGAATTTCTTGAGGTTTTCTACTTTGCCGGGGCAGGTTCCTGCTTCGCGGTCAAGCAGGTTTTGGGCGATTTGTTCATCTTCGCCTTCAAGCGAGAGCAGGACCCATTTGCTATTTACGGTGCCCTTTATGGTTACTGTTACGTCTAGTTCGTCAAACATGCCAGAGAAGACTTGGCTGAGTTGTTTGAGTTGGTGAGTGTTGTAAATTCTTGTTAGAAGCGCTATGTCGGTCATGAGTTTTCCTCGAGGAGATGGGTTATTTCGTCGTGTACTTTTTTGACACGGTCAGCGGCGGCGTTTAGGTTTTCTTTTCTAAGCCGCTCAAGCGTTAACTCTACGGATACGCGCCCATAAGGTTCTACAAGTTTGTCGGCGTAAGAAACAATTTTCTCCTCCAAAGACAAAGGCACATACCCGTCTCGGGGCCAACCCAGCTTGCTTGCTTCCACCGCAGTTATTCCCCCGCCCACATGCCGCTTAATTATATCAATTACGCATTCAGGCAAGTTCTGTGCCATGGCGATTTCGGCTCCGACTATAGCGTGGTTTACCGTATGGGTTTTGGCTCTGCCAAGGTCATGGAGCAAAGCGCCGATTTCGACTACGTCAACGTTTACGGTGTAGCCTTTTTGTTGGAGGGTTTGGGCGGTTTCTTTAGCAAGGTCAGCTACTGCTATGCAGTGCTCGATAACTTCGTTTGGGCAGTTGTTGCTGCGAAGAAGCGCTATTGCTTGCTCCCTACTAGGAAGCTTGTCACTCACCTAACTCCTTCCTTAACTGCTCAACTTTTGCGCCTAACGACTC is from Candidatus Bathyarchaeota archaeon and encodes:
- a CDS encoding DUF2110 family protein, which produces MTDIALLTRIYNTHQLKQLSQVFSGMFDELDVTVTIKGTVNSKWVLLSLEGEDEQIAQNLLDREAGTCPGKVENLKKFSIQKGYVTPIKDKADLFVDIGVFEPKTVLAKISLKHLQKHLTNGEELPLQKIAAQWGITENLPLQLKILNADPQENTVEAELAPKQIIQYHNWRDSLLDRLIILGASKTQIDIAVEQEYLNRDIINTESLGLFEHALVCKLGTDAAGIIGRIGKRLRKAKFAVYNPKKLQLTPQ
- a CDS encoding HDIG domain-containing protein encodes the protein MSDKLPSREQAIALLRSNNCPNEVIEHCIAVADLAKETAQTLQQKGYTVNVDVVEIGALLHDLGRAKTHTVNHAIVGAEIAMAQNLPECVIDIIKRHVGGGITAVEASKLGWPRDGYVPLSLEEKIVSYADKLVEPYGRVSVELTLERLRKENLNAAADRVKKVHDEITHLLEENS